AGGCCGCGCCCGCCACTGAAGAGGGCGCGGAGGGCGAGCCCCCGAAGCGCAAGCGGGGCCGTCCGCCCAAGCCCAAGCCGGAGGGCGAGGCCGCCGAGGCCGCCGCGCCCAAGAAGCGGGGCCGCCCGCCCAAGCCCAAGCCGGAGGGCGAGGCCGCCGCGCCCGCCGCGCCCAAGAAGCGGGGCCGTCCGCCCAAGAAGAAGCCCGAGGGTGAAACCGAGTAGTTCCGCCGAGGTGATTGCCCGTGATTCGCGTGGTGACGCTGGACCCCTTCGATGACAAGCTGCTGGCCAAGTTCAGCCGCACGCTCTACACGGCGTTCGGCGTGGGCAGCGAGAACTCGGGCAGCGTGGAGCTGCCCGCCGGCCAGTCCGATCCCCTGGATGCCGAGAAGGTGCTGGAGCAGCTCAAGGGCGTGCGGGCCTACAAGGACGACAAGGTCCTGGTCCTCACCTCGCGCAAGCTGAAGGACCGGCAGCTGCCCAGCGGGACGGCGCCCACGCACGGCTTCGCGCGGTTCGGCAAGGACCGGGCGATCATCTCCACCCACGGCCACAAGGACCTGGAGGCGGGCCTCAAGGCCGTCTCCCGGCACGCGCTGCACCAGCTGGGGCACCTGTGGGAGCTGCACCACTGCCTGGATCCGCGCTGCTCCATGTACCCGCCCTGGACGCCGTCGTTCTCCGCGGGCGAAGCGAGCTTCTGTACCTTCTGCCGCGAGAAAAGTGAGCAGAAGATCCGCCTTGCCAAGTCTTAGCCGCACCCTGCGCGCCCTCCCCCTGGTGGAGCTGGGAGGGCTGCTGCTCGTGGCGGTGCTGTGCCTCGTCTTCCAGCTGCGGCTTCCCGGACGGCTCCCCACGGAGGCGGACCACCGCGCCGTGCGCGAGCACCTCCAGGCCCAGCTGCGCCCCGGGGACGCCGTGCTGCTCTTCCCCGGGTGGACGGAGCGCGCCCGGCTGTTCGTGCCCCCGGAAGTCCCCGTGTACGGCCACTGGGGCTCGGACCGCGAGGACCTGAAAGAGCATCCGCGCATCTGGGTGCTGGCCCAGCCGGAGCTGCCCCGGGCGGATGCGGCGGCCTTTCAGGAGGCGTTCCTGCCGGGCCGCACCGTGGCGGGCGAACCCTTCCAGGCCGGCCCGCTCACGCTGACGCCCTACACGAATGGCCGGTACCGGCCGCGGCGCTGGAGCGCCCTCCAGGCCTTCGCCACCGCCCGCGTCTACCTGGAGTCCCCGGAGGGCCAGCGCCAGCCGTGCCCCTTCAACGGCCAGGCCTACCGCTGCCCGGGAGCGCCCTACCTTTATATGGCGCCCGAGTGGCACGAGTTTCACTACGCCCCCCGCCGCTGCCTGTGGATGCACCCACCGGGCGGGGCCGGGCGGCTGGTGGCGGAGTTCGACGGGGTGCCCGGGGGCACGGGGCTCCGGCTGGAAGGCGGCCTCATCGCCGAGGCCGCCGTGCGCAAATCCCCGGCCCTCTCCCCCACGCGGATGGGCGTGGACGACGCGCAGACCCGCGAGCGGCTGCTGGAGATCGCCCTGCCTCCCGGACTGGAGGGCGTGCAGCAGGCGGAGCGGACCCTGCCCCCGGGTGAGCCGCGCACCGTGAAGGTCTGGACCCAGGCCACCCGCGCGGAGAGCCGGCAGGTGTGCCTGGACGTGTCCGCGCTAGGGCCCGCGGGAGGCGGAACGTGATGCTCGGACGGGCTCCGACACGCGAGGAGCGGCGCCTGGCCTGGGGCCTGGGGCTGCTGGCGTTCGTGGCCCTGCTGCTGGCCGAGCGCGCGGTGGGCTTCGTGCGGGACGAGGGCATCTACTTCGCCGCCGCGGAGAGCTACGCGAACTGGTTCCGCCTGCTCTTCCAAGCGCCCACCACGGCGCTCACGGACACGGCCATCGTCCGCGCGTACGACATCAACCACGAGCACCCGGTGCTCATGAAGCAGCTCTTCGGGCTCTCGCAGCTGCTCTTCCACGAGACGCTGGGGTGGCTGCGGCCCGCCACCGCCCTCCGCCTGCCCGCCCTGCTCCTGTCGGCCTCGGTGCCCCCGCTCCTGTTCCTGCTGGGCAGCGCGCTCTACGGGCGCGCCGCGGGGCTCTTCGCCGCCCTCAGCTTCCTGCTCGTTCCCCGCCATGCGTTCAACGCGGAGCTGGCGTGCTTCGACCTGCCCGTGGTGGCCATGTGGCTGCTCGTGGTCTACGCCTTCTGGCGCGCCCTGGAGGATGTGCGCTGGGGCTTCTGGAGCGGCCTCCTCTTCGGGCTGGCGCTCGCCACCAAGCACAACGCGCTCTTCCTGCCCTTCGTCCTGGCCCCCTTCGCGCTCTGGCGCGCGTGGACGGAGAGCGCGCACCAGCCGGCGGCCCGCGAGGGGCTCGGGCGCTTCGTGGGCGTGTTCTCCGCCACCGCGCTGCTCTATGCCCTGCTCTTCGTGGCGCAGGGGCCCGAGGGCTTCGTGCGGAAGTTCTTCCTGCTGAGCCCCCACGTGCTGCTCTTCGTGGCCATGGGCGGGAGCGCGGCCTGGGTGCTTCTCGGGCTGTACCGCACCCACGCGCCCACGGCCCGGGCGCTGCTGCCCCTCGCCGCCTTCGCGGTGGCGGGGCCCGTGCTCTTCTACCTGCACTGGCCCTACCTCTGGCACCACCCGGTGGAGCGCGCGGCCTGGTACCTCGCCTTCCACGCCCATCACGAGCACTACCCGTGGTTCTACCTGGGCGAGCTGCTCCGCGCGCCGCCCTTCCCCCTCGCGTACGTGCTGGTGAAGACGGCGCTCACGGTGCCCACGAGCCTCTTCGCCCCCATGGTGACGGGCTGGCTCGCGGTGGTGGGCCGGGCCCTGCTGAGCCTGTCGTCCCGCACGCGCGCCTGGGTGCAGCCGCCGTCCCTGTCCGAGGCCCTGGTGGCCGTGAACGCGGTGGCCTCCCTCCTCATCATCAGTCACCCCCAGGTGCCCCACTTCGGCGGGGTGAAGCACTGGATTCCCTCCATGGCGTTCCTCGGGCTGCTGGCGGGGGCCGCGGTGGTGCGCGGCTGCAACGCCCTGCTCGAGCGGCTCCGGGCCCACCGCCCCACCCTGCCCGCCTGGGCGCTCCAGGCGCCCGTGTTCGCCCTGCTGATGCTGCCGGCGCTCGTGGGGCTCGTGCGGGTGTTCCCCTACGGCACGGGCTTCTACTCGGAGCTCGCGGGGGGCGTGCCCGGGGCGGCCTCGCTGGGCATGCAGCGCCAGTTCTGGTCCAGCCACGTGACGGGCGTGCTGCCGTGGATCAACGCGAACGCGAAGCCCGGGGCGCGGGTCTACTTCCACGAGGTGACGGGCTACTCGGTGCGCGACTACCAGCGCAACGGCATGCTGCGGCCCGACATCCAGGCGGTGTGGAGCCCCTTCGAGGCGGACCTCGTCGCGTACCAGTACCACCAGGAGTTCCGCTACCAGGAGTTCGAGATCTGGCAGGCCTTCGGCACGCGGACGCCCGTCACCGGGCTCTATGTGGACGAGACGCCGCACATCATCGTCTACCAGCGGCCGGGCGCCTGACGCGGCGTATCAAAGTTCGCCAGGAAACGGCCCCCCTGCTCCGAATCACGGCCTTTGCGGGGAGAAGGTCCCCGCGGACATACATTGGCCTCACAGGGAGGGGACACATGACGCGATGGCCATGGGCCGCGGCGGTGTTGGTACTGGCAGTGGGCTGCAACCGGGAGGGAAAGGAGGGCTCCACGGCCCGGGCGGAGCTCCGGCGCGTGAGCGGCTCGACCCTGGAGGTGATTCCCCACGAAGGGCAGCTTCCCTACTGCCTGCTCTACACGGTCTCCCAGAAGGGCGTCATCCGGCAGCTCACGATGACGCGCGAGAACCGCTCCATCAAATGCGAGACGGGGCGCCCCATCGCCAACACGAGCTTCCGCATCCCGGCGCAGGAGGGGCCGGTGAAGCTCTACGTCATCTTCTCGGACCAGCGCATCCCCGCGGGCTCCGTGGCCCAGCAGCTCTATGAGCTCCGGGACCGGCCCAACGTGTCCGGCATGGACTTCCGCCTCCACGGCCAGGCCTTCGTCGAGCAGCTCGAGTTCACCCCGGAGGACGATGTCGCGCCCGTCACGGGGGGCGTCGTCGGACAGCAGGGCGAGGTGACCGACGGCACGGAGGCCCCGCCCCCGGACGCCCCCGAGGCGGCCCCGCCGGAAGACGGCGGCACCTGAGCCCTCCGGGGGAGTCCCTGGCACCGGGCGCAGGGACGCTCCCCCGCCTTATGCGCTTCTGGAGAAATGGACCCGCTTGCGCTAGGGTTGCCTTCCAACCTGAGGAGCGCTGCAACGGGGACTTCCCGCCAGGCTCAGGTTCATGTAACGGCGCTCGCTGACTCGTGGCTGGTGGCCCGGGTGGCGAGCCCACCCCTCAAAAGCCCCCAGCTCCGTCCTATTCAGGAGCAATACATGAGGGTCGTCACGGACAAGAAGTTCACCGACTACAAGGTCGCCGACATCTCGCTGGCGGACTGGGGCCGCAAGGAGATCGCCATCGCCGAGACCGAGATGCCCGGTCTGATGGCCATCCGCGACGAGTTCGCCAAGACGCAGCCCCTCAAGGGCGCGCGCGTCGCGGGCTCGCTGCACATGACCATCCAGACCGCGGTGCTCATCCAGACGCTGGAGGCCATCGGCGCGGAGGTCCGCTGGGCCTCCTGCAACATCTTCTCCACGCAGGACCATGCCGCGGCGGCCATCGCCGCCAACGGCACGCCGGTGTTCGCCTACAAGGGCGAGTCGCTGGAGGAGTACTGGGACTACACCCACCGCATCTTCGAGTGGGCCGACGGCGGCTCGCCCAACATGATCCTCGATGACGGCGGCGACGCGACGCTGCTCGTCCACCTGGGCGCGCAGGCCGAGAAGGATCCGTCGGTGCTCTCCAACCCCGGCAGCGAGGAGGAGA
The sequence above is a segment of the Stigmatella aurantiaca genome. Coding sequences within it:
- a CDS encoding ArnT family glycosyltransferase, whose product is MLGRAPTREERRLAWGLGLLAFVALLLAERAVGFVRDEGIYFAAAESYANWFRLLFQAPTTALTDTAIVRAYDINHEHPVLMKQLFGLSQLLFHETLGWLRPATALRLPALLLSASVPPLLFLLGSALYGRAAGLFAALSFLLVPRHAFNAELACFDLPVVAMWLLVVYAFWRALEDVRWGFWSGLLFGLALATKHNALFLPFVLAPFALWRAWTESAHQPAAREGLGRFVGVFSATALLYALLFVAQGPEGFVRKFFLLSPHVLLFVAMGGSAAWVLLGLYRTHAPTARALLPLAAFAVAGPVLFYLHWPYLWHHPVERAAWYLAFHAHHEHYPWFYLGELLRAPPFPLAYVLVKTALTVPTSLFAPMVTGWLAVVGRALLSLSSRTRAWVQPPSLSEALVAVNAVASLLIISHPQVPHFGGVKHWIPSMAFLGLLAGAAVVRGCNALLERLRAHRPTLPAWALQAPVFALLMLPALVGLVRVFPYGTGFYSELAGGVPGAASLGMQRQFWSSHVTGVLPWINANAKPGARVYFHEVTGYSVRDYQRNGMLRPDIQAVWSPFEADLVAYQYHQEFRYQEFEIWQAFGTRTPVTGLYVDETPHIIVYQRPGA